The following are encoded in a window of Synergistaceae bacterium genomic DNA:
- a CDS encoding Nif11 family protein, whose product MSSPSAKKFLNELLTDPSFLLEIAEQSEEKIAPALRQAGYTFNSKEIDDLICDEFYNIKDKLHLGDGDVRDIIMQKWGRYMS is encoded by the coding sequence ATGTCGTCACCAAGTGCAAAGAAATTCTTGAACGAATTATTAACGGATCCATCTTTTTTATTAGAAATAGCGGAACAGTCTGAAGAGAAAATAGCTCCTGCCCTAAGACAAGCGGGATATACTTTCAATTCAAAAGAAATAGATGACTTAATATGTGATGAGTTCTACAATATAAAAGATAAACTTCATTTAGGAGACGGAGACGTAAGAGATATAATCATGCAAAAGTGGGGCAGATATATGTCATAA